A section of the Clostridium omnivorum genome encodes:
- the aroF gene encoding 3-deoxy-7-phosphoheptulonate synthase, translated as MKTLLVDKKSGDSIKVKIKDLIIGGSEKIIISGPCSVENYETMHNIAAQLKKMGVNMLRGGAFKPRTSPYDFQGLQHEGLKILKNVGDEVNLPIVTEIMDPREIENSLDYTDMIQVGSRNMYNYSLLKELGAMKVPVLLKRGMSATLSEWLMAAEYILSMGNENVVLCERGIRTFESFTRNTLDLNSVAVIKQKYRLPVIVDPSHGTGIRELVPSMSMASIAAGADGLIIESHINPDNSLSDARQTISIESLNKIVEGVKILQSAL; from the coding sequence GTGAAAAGATAATAATATCAGGGCCATGTTCAGTAGAAAATTATGAGACCATGCACAATATAGCAGCTCAGCTTAAGAAGATGGGGGTAAACATGCTTAGAGGAGGTGCTTTTAAACCAAGAACATCTCCATATGACTTTCAAGGTCTGCAGCATGAGGGGTTGAAGATTTTAAAGAACGTTGGAGATGAGGTTAATCTGCCAATAGTAACTGAGATTATGGACCCAAGAGAGATAGAAAATTCACTAGACTATACAGATATGATTCAAGTAGGTTCTAGAAATATGTATAATTATAGTTTGCTTAAGGAGCTTGGTGCTATGAAGGTACCTGTGCTGCTTAAGAGAGGCATGAGTGCAACTCTTTCGGAATGGTTAATGGCGGCAGAATATATCCTATCAATGGGAAATGAAAATGTTGTTCTTTGTGAAAGAGGCATAAGGACCTTTGAGAGCTTTACGAGAAATACCTTAGATTTAAATAGTGTGGCAGTAATAAAGCAAAAGTATAGATTACCAGTGATTGTAGATCCAAGTCATGGTACAGGTATTAGAGAACTAGTGCCTTCTATGTCCATGGCATCAATAGCAGCTGGGGCAGATGGATTAATAATAGAAAGTCATATTAACCCGGATAATTCATTATCTGATGCAAGGCAGACTATTTCAATAGAAAGTTTGAATAAAATAGTAGAAGGGGTAAAAATACTTCAGAGTGCTTTATAA
- a CDS encoding TraR/DksA C4-type zinc finger protein → MNSKEIQFFKDRLMKEKRNVTALLNQMEENEAFNSKVELSTELSELSIYDNHPSDIATETFDQERGMALKEHELSIIKKIDDALANIDKGVYGKCARCGNEISKERLDFIPYTEFCIDCQKAVIIKPREKDNRPVEEEVIQRPFGYGFNDYDEIDDEVGFDAEDSYQAVQSFDYRSNVDYEFLDDDPDYVDPMEQISNQQYKNQLPD, encoded by the coding sequence ATGAATAGTAAGGAAATCCAATTTTTTAAAGATAGGCTAATGAAAGAAAAGAGGAATGTTACTGCTCTATTAAATCAGATGGAAGAAAATGAGGCATTTAATTCAAAGGTAGAATTATCAACTGAACTATCAGAGCTTTCTATCTACGATAACCATCCTTCTGATATAGCCACTGAAACTTTTGATCAAGAAAGAGGAATGGCTTTAAAGGAGCATGAGCTTTCTATTATAAAAAAGATAGATGATGCACTAGCCAATATTGATAAAGGCGTATATGGAAAGTGTGCAAGGTGTGGTAATGAAATTTCAAAGGAAAGATTGGATTTTATACCATACACCGAGTTCTGTATTGATTGTCAAAAGGCTGTTATAATTAAACCAAGGGAAAAAGATAATAGACCTGTTGAAGAAGAGGTTATACAAAGACCTTTTGGATATGGTTTTAATGATTATGATGAAATTGATGACGAAGTTGGATTTGATGCTGAGGATAGCTATCAAGCCGTACAAAGCTTTGACTATAGAAGTAATGTAGACTATGAGTTTTTAGATGATGATCCGGATTATGTGGATCCTATGGAACAAATAAGCAACCAACAGTATAAAAATCAACTTCCAGACTAA
- the lspA gene encoding signal peptidase II — MVLLIIFLGLIADRVTKLWALKALKDGSDVVIIKNIFSFSYLENRGAAFGILQNKVVFLAILTIAMTIAMIFYIYKFKPQSRLLKASLALIIAGAIGNLYDRIFYKYVVDFILLHYKDVYYFPTFNVADMLVVFGTIILALCIIKEDYNGK, encoded by the coding sequence ATGGTTTTATTAATTATTTTTTTAGGATTAATAGCTGATAGAGTAACTAAGCTGTGGGCTTTAAAAGCTCTTAAGGATGGCAGTGATGTAGTTATTATAAAGAATATATTTAGCTTTTCATATCTAGAGAATAGAGGAGCAGCTTTTGGTATTCTACAGAATAAAGTTGTGTTTTTAGCAATTTTAACTATAGCTATGACTATAGCAATGATCTTTTACATATATAAATTCAAGCCACAATCAAGACTTTTAAAGGCAAGCTTGGCGTTAATTATAGCAGGTGCCATTGGAAATCTATATGATAGAATTTTTTATAAGTATGTTGTAGATTTTATTTTACTGCACTATAAAGATGTATATTACTTCCCAACTTTTAATGTAGCAGATATGCTTGTAGTTTTTGGAACTATAATTTTGGCACTTTGTATAATAAAGGAAGACTATAATGGAAAATAA
- a CDS encoding RluA family pseudouridine synthase, with protein MENKDFIVDENNENKRLDIFLSDIFSDKSRSYLQKIIILGNVTVNSLAKKPNFKLRAGDKIHIDIPEPVALEVQAEDIPLKIVYEDSDVVVIDKTQGMVVHPAPGAQSGTLVNALLSHCTDLSGINGVSRPGIVHRIDKDTSGILIVAKNDNAHNKLALQLKDHTMNRIYVALVEGKIRADEGTIDAPLARHPVERIKVAVAKDGRRAVTHYKVLERFENNTLVECKLETGRTHQIRVHMLHIGHPLVGDPVYGYKKQRFNLQGQMLHAKTLGFIHPTTEKYMEFTSPLPEYFEKVLKILRNELK; from the coding sequence ATGGAAAATAAAGATTTTATTGTTGATGAAAACAACGAAAATAAGAGACTTGATATTTTTTTGTCTGATATTTTTTCAGATAAATCTAGATCTTATTTGCAAAAGATAATTATACTTGGCAATGTTACAGTGAATAGCCTAGCTAAAAAACCAAATTTTAAATTAAGAGCAGGGGATAAAATTCATATTGATATTCCAGAGCCTGTAGCATTGGAAGTCCAGGCTGAGGATATTCCGTTAAAAATTGTATATGAGGACAGCGATGTAGTAGTTATTGATAAGACTCAAGGTATGGTAGTTCATCCAGCTCCAGGAGCTCAGAGTGGTACTCTTGTTAATGCTCTTTTGAGCCATTGTACTGATTTGTCAGGGATTAATGGTGTAAGCAGGCCAGGAATAGTACATAGGATTGATAAAGATACTTCAGGTATATTGATAGTGGCTAAAAATGACAATGCCCATAATAAGCTGGCACTACAATTAAAGGACCATACTATGAATAGAATATATGTAGCTTTAGTGGAAGGAAAAATAAGAGCGGATGAAGGCACTATTGATGCACCCTTAGCAAGACATCCCGTAGAAAGAATTAAGGTTGCTGTTGCAAAGGATGGCAGAAGGGCAGTAACACATTATAAAGTATTAGAGAGATTTGAAAATAATACACTAGTAGAGTGTAAGCTTGAAACAGGAAGAACACATCAAATTAGAGTGCATATGCTACATATAGGCCACCCTTTAGTAGGGGATCCGGTATATGGCTATAAGAAGCAAAGGTTTAACCTTCAAGGACAAATGCTGCATGCAAAGACATTAGGGTTTATTCATCCAACTACAGAAAAGTACATGGAATTTACTTCACCTCTACCTGAGTATTTTGAGAAAGTACTTAAAATTTTAAGAAATGAGTTGAAATAG
- the pyrR gene encoding bifunctional pyr operon transcriptional regulator/uracil phosphoribosyltransferase PyrR, which translates to MELKSVLLDEKAVARSLVRVSHEIIEKNKGIEDIVLIGVKRRGYPLAQRIADAIEKIEGKKVDVGCVDITLYRDDLTTIGEQPVLNKDDIKIDIVGKKVILVDDVLYTGRTARAAIDAVIAHGRPKLIQLAVLVDRGHRELPIRADFVGKNIPTSKNEIISVEVKEIDNIDSVKIYEL; encoded by the coding sequence ATGGAGTTGAAATCTGTACTATTAGATGAAAAAGCTGTAGCTCGAAGTTTAGTTAGAGTATCTCATGAAATAATAGAAAAGAATAAAGGAATTGAAGATATTGTCCTTATAGGCGTAAAAAGAAGGGGATATCCACTTGCACAGAGAATAGCGGATGCTATTGAAAAGATTGAAGGAAAAAAGGTTGATGTAGGTTGTGTTGATATAACTCTATATAGAGATGATTTAACAACTATAGGTGAACAACCTGTGCTTAATAAGGATGACATTAAAATAGATATAGTAGGAAAAAAGGTTATACTTGTAGATGATGTACTTTATACAGGACGTACTGCAAGAGCAGCTATTGATGCAGTTATAGCTCATGGCAGACCTAAACTTATTCAACTGGCTGTTCTGGTTGATAGAGGGCACCGAGAACTGCCAATAAGAGCAGATTTTGTTGGTAAAAACATTCCAACCTCAAAGAACGAAATTATATCAGTTGAAGTTAAAGAAATTGACAATATAGATTCAGTTAAAATATATGAACTATAA
- the uraA gene encoding uracil permease, with protein sequence MKKDFIGIDEKLPILKTIPLSFQHLTAMFGATILVPLLLGIDPAIALLMNGIGTLIYTFVTKGKIPAYLGSSFAFIAPTLLIIKTGGGFSHAQAGFIFFGLFFVLMSFVIKKVGTKWIDVVMPPAVMGSVVAVIGLELAPTAAQSAGLIIKAGEHADPNVLLVSMFTLFVGIIGSVIFRGFFKVIPILTAVVLGYLLAAVKGMVNTDIIAAAPWFQLPHFSAPVFDVNAMLIIAPACLVVLAEHIGHLIVTENITGHKLMEDPGLHMSLLGDGLSNIISGFTGSTPNTTYGENIGVMALTRVYSVWVIRGAAILAILFSCIGKVSACIKTIPGPVMGGITVLLYGVIAVSGLRMFVEQKVDFSKSYNMVLAAVTFGIGVSGASVMIGTVELKGMALSAVVGILLSIVFYLLHKVGLMNEDYDIV encoded by the coding sequence ATGAAAAAAGACTTTATAGGTATTGATGAAAAGTTACCAATTCTTAAGACTATTCCACTAAGCTTTCAGCATCTTACAGCAATGTTTGGTGCTACTATTCTAGTACCATTGCTATTAGGTATTGACCCTGCCATTGCTCTTCTTATGAATGGTATAGGAACACTTATTTATACATTTGTTACTAAGGGAAAAATTCCTGCGTATTTAGGTTCAAGCTTTGCATTTATTGCTCCAACATTATTAATCATTAAGACTGGTGGGGGCTTTTCTCATGCTCAAGCAGGATTTATATTCTTTGGTTTATTCTTTGTGCTTATGTCCTTTGTTATAAAAAAAGTAGGGACAAAGTGGATTGATGTTGTTATGCCTCCAGCAGTTATGGGTTCAGTTGTAGCAGTTATAGGACTTGAACTTGCACCAACAGCAGCACAATCCGCTGGATTAATTATAAAAGCTGGTGAACATGCTGACCCAAATGTGCTTTTAGTATCAATGTTTACTCTATTTGTAGGTATTATTGGTTCGGTTATATTCAGAGGCTTCTTTAAAGTTATTCCAATATTAACTGCGGTAGTATTGGGATATCTTCTAGCTGCAGTTAAGGGAATGGTTAATACTGATATAATTGCTGCAGCACCATGGTTCCAGCTGCCTCATTTTAGTGCACCTGTGTTTGATGTAAATGCAATGCTGATTATTGCACCTGCTTGTTTAGTTGTACTTGCTGAACATATAGGACATCTTATAGTTACTGAAAATATTACTGGACATAAGCTTATGGAAGACCCTGGTCTTCATATGTCACTTCTAGGTGATGGATTAAGCAACATTATTTCAGGATTTACAGGTTCAACTCCAAATACAACTTATGGTGAGAATATTGGTGTTATGGCACTTACAAGAGTATATTCAGTTTGGGTTATAAGAGGAGCAGCAATACTAGCAATACTATTCTCTTGTATAGGCAAGGTTTCTGCATGTATTAAAACTATTCCAGGTCCTGTTATGGGAGGAATAACAGTACTTCTATATGGAGTAATTGCTGTATCAGGTCTTAGAATGTTTGTTGAGCAGAAGGTTGATTTTAGCAAGAGCTACAATATGGTACTTGCTGCGGTAACTTTTGGTATAGGTGTAAGTGGTGCAAGTGTAATGATTGGAACTGTAGAACTAAAAGGTATGGCTCTTTCAGCTGTAGTTGGTATACTACTATCAATAGTGTTCTACTTGCTTCACAAGGTTGGCTTAATGAATGAGGATTATGATATAGTATAG